Genomic segment of SAR324 cluster bacterium:
CAAATTCAACAAGCTTTTGCATTGAATGAGGGCCAGGAGACAATGTTGCGTCCTTGATGCAAGCAAAACTTCCTTTAACTACTAAACAATCCGAAGACTGGAAGCAGTTGATTTTTCAGGGGGCGGTAGGGGTTTTCCCAACTGAGACTTTCTACGGCTTGGGTGGAAACGCTATGGATAAAGCTGCTGTGGAAAGGGTATTTGCCTGCAAAAAAAGGCCTGTCGAGAAGTCTCTGTTGATTCTGATCAGAAGAGACTGGCTTTTGGATTTTGCAGTTGTTACAGAAAAAGTAGACAGTCTTTTAGATGAATTTTGGCCAGGAGCCCTTACTGTTGTCTTGCCAGCTAAAAAAAAACTACCTGATTATCTAACAGGACAAGGGAACACAATCGCTGTTCGTTATTCTCCTTCTAAATTTGTTGATGCGTTGTTAGGAATCCTGAACAAACCCCTGATTGGTACAAGTGCAAACCTGAGTGGGCACCCTAGTTGTCAGACAGTGGATGAAGCCTACAAGCAACTTGGTCCCTCAGTTGACTTTTGGTTAGATGGTGGAGTGACAAAAGGTGGTCTGCCATCAACTATGTTAGATGCTAGTGAACCAAAGTTTAGGATTATCCGCGAAGGTGTAATACCTTCAGAAAAGATCCAACCCTTCCTCTAATTTATCTCCACTTCTCAGTCCAAGATTCTAACTATCAACATTACTTTGAATAAAATGTTAGTTGATTTGTTTGATCGAAGTGAGTCCTTCTTCGACAAACTGAACTCAACAAAAAACCTAGTTTCAGTGGAAAAAATTGGTGTCCTCTTGGCCGTTACGGCATTTCTGGGACACCT
This window contains:
- a CDS encoding L-threonylcarbamoyladenylate synthase is translated as MQAKLPLTTKQSEDWKQLIFQGAVGVFPTETFYGLGGNAMDKAAVERVFACKKRPVEKSLLILIRRDWLLDFAVVTEKVDSLLDEFWPGALTVVLPAKKKLPDYLTGQGNTIAVRYSPSKFVDALLGILNKPLIGTSANLSGHPSCQTVDEAYKQLGPSVDFWLDGGVTKGGLPSTMLDASEPKFRIIREGVIPSEKIQPFL